Genomic segment of Rhodothermales bacterium:
GATAGGTCTCGGCGTCCAGCCGTTCAGGGACGGAAAACGAAGCCGGCACCCACGTCGAGGCGGTTTCCGGCATAGGATCCGAGCAGGCGCTCCATGCGAGGAGCGCCAGGCAGCAACCCGCCTGTTTGAGGACATGCATGGGCACAGGGGAAAAGAAGATGCAGAAGGGCGTGTTCAGGCCGTCGGCGGCGGGAAGCTCCCCGGGCGACGCCGGCGATACCACACCATCTGGCCGAGATTGGCCAGGTTGACGGTCAGCGTGATCAGATTCGACACAATGATCGGGGCATTATCGATGAGAACGCCATACACCAGCCACAACCCGACACCGATGGTGAACAGACCGAACGTGCCGAAAGACAGGTCGCCGGCCGACTTCCGCTTCCAGTTTCTGATGACTTGAGGAAAAAAGGCAACGGTCGTGCACGTTGCAGCGACCAGCCCGAGATAGGTTACGGCTTCCATACCATGCGCGGCGACGAGGTGAACCGGGGTTTCCGTTGGGTAACGGATGTTACGCATCAGGGCGCTATGATATTCGGATGCGGGATACTGAGATGCGGGATGCGAGATACGGGATGTTGGATGCAGGATACTGAGATGCAGGATACTGAGAGCAGGATACTGAGATGCAGGATGCGGGATGCAGGATACTGAGATGCAGGATGCAGGATGGTTACGAAAAAACCTGGCGTTGACGGGTGATCCCGCATCTTTTATCCAACTTCCAACATCCCGCATCCTGTATCCCGCATCCTGCATCCCGCATCTTGCATCCAACTTCCAACATCCCGCATCCAACATCCCGTATCCGGATGCGGGCCGCGCCGATCATCTCACGGACTCCGCGAGCGGTGAGGCGTCGACCATCACCGGGATGGTGAACCAGAAGGTGGCCCCTTGCCCCGCTTCGCTGTCGACGCCTACGGTGCCGCCGTGCGCCTCCACGAGTTGCTTGACGATGTAGAGGCCCAGACCGGATGAGTGCTCGCCGGCCGTGGGCTGGGCGCTGAGGCGCTGCAATTTACCGAACACGCGCTGTTTGTCCTCCGCGGTCAGACCCGGACCCTCGTCGCGTATGGCGACGCGGACGGCCTGCAGGGAGGCCTCGGTGTTTTCGGCATCGGTCGCGGCATACGCAACCTCGATCCACACGTTGGCCCCGTGATGGCTGTATTTGATGGCGTTGGACAAGAGATTGTCGATGACGCGCTGAAGCGCCGTCGGATCGACCTCGGCATACAGCGCCGGCCGGGGCAAGAAATGCATCCGGATCGACTTCTGCTCCGCCTGCTGCCGGTTCCAGCCCAGCACGGGCGTCACCAGATCGCTGATGCAGACCATCTCCCGTGAGAGCCGGATCTGTTCGCCCTGGCGATGTTTGTCGAGCAGATCCGTGATGATCCCGAACATCCGCACGGCCTCGTCCTTCACCATCGGAACCAGTTCGTTGAGGCTCTTTTTCGCAGCCGAAGGTTCGCCCCGGCCGTCTTCCAGCAGCATATCCGCCAGACCAATGATGCCGCCGAGCGGGTTCTTGAGATCGTGCGCCGTGACACCCAGGATCAACTTGTTCTCCTCGAGAGCATCGCGCAATTCGATGGTCCGTTCCTCGAGGGAGCGATTCATTCGGTTCAGTTCTTCATTCGCCGACTGCAACTGGCTGTAGGCGGTCGCCAGCGACAGCTGTTGGTGTTCGAGCGCCTCGTTATTCCGGGCCAGTTGCATGTTCTGCCGCTCCACGAACTGTTTCTGCCGGATGATCTCCTCCGTTCTTTCCGCGATGGATCGC
This window contains:
- a CDS encoding SemiSWEET transporter, which encodes MEAVTYLGLVAATCTTVAFFPQVIRNWKRKSAGDLSFGTFGLFTIGVGLWLVYGVLIDNAPIIVSNLITLTVNLANLGQMVWYRRRRPGSFPPPTA